One Vanessa cardui chromosome 17, ilVanCard2.1, whole genome shotgun sequence DNA window includes the following coding sequences:
- the LOC124536633 gene encoding 39S ribosomal protein L41, mitochondrial — MSKTTALFNLIIKRNISVTTPREGKRNFRKFVIPNKRGSRLHKQNQAGPNPELEIDKRGVRDTGYVLNGRFVKVPEMIPELIVPDLTGCDLKPYVSYKAEDVIQSEFTAQQLFDAVYSRKIVTDFKENKLTEDGEPLEPSDEEKLQPEEAVQRAKRTGSDIF, encoded by the coding sequence atgtcgaAAACTACTGCATTATTTAATCTAATAATCAAACGAAATATTTCTGTTACTACTCCCCGTGAAGGTAAAAGAAATTTCCGAAAATTCGTAATACCTAACAAGAGGGGGTCCCGATTACACAAACAGAACCAGGCAGGTCCAAACCCCGAATTAGAAATCGACAAACGTGGAGTTCGTGATACAGGCTATGTTTTGAACGGCCGCTTTGTTAAAGTACCAGAAATGATTCCTGAACTTATTGTTCCCGATTTAACAGGTTGTGATTTAAAACCCTATGTTTCATACAAAGCTGAGGATGTTATTCAAAGCGAATTTACCGCTCAACAATTATTCGACGCTGTTTATAGTAGAAAGATTGTAACAGATTTTAAAGAGAATAAATTAACAGAAGACGGAGAACCCTTAGAGCCATCAGATGAAGAGAAATTGCAGCCAGAAGAAGCAGTTCAAAGAGCTAAGAGAACCGGCTCTGATATATTTTAG